The following DNA comes from Candidatus Dormiibacterota bacterium.
CCTGCCCCACCGCGTTGTTGATCTTGTGCGCCCCGGTGTGGCAGAGATCCTCGCGCTTGAACCAGATCTCCGCCCCACCGGCCTGCTTGGTGAGCCGGTCGGCGCGATACACGGGCGTGGGTCGGCCGCTGAACGTCCGCGAGAGGTACGCAAACTCGTTCCGAAAGCCCTCGTCTTTGAGCGCCGCATCGAACGCCGCCGCCAGCTCCTCGACCGCCGCCATCAGCGTCTCCGGGATGTACTGGCCGCCGTAGCTCCCGTAGCGGCCGCGCGCATCCGGCGTGATCTGGCTCACGACCGGTCGACCCGGCGCACCGCCTCGACGAAGGCGCGCAACTTCGCGTGGTCCTTACGGCCAGGTTCGGCCTCGACGCCGCTGCAGACATCGACCGCCCAGGGATGCAGCTCGCGCACGGCACCATCGACGTTGTCTGGCGTCAACCCCCCGGAGACGACGACCGGGTACTGGCGTGCCACCGCCTTTGCCTGCGGCCATGCCCAGGCTCGCCCCGTGCCGCCGATGGTGTCCGGTGTCCAGGTGTCGAACAGGGGATGGTCACCACGCTCGAGCGAGATGCCGGCCAGGTCTTCCCCTTCCTGCACCCGGAAGGCCGGCAGCAGGAGCAGGCCAAGCGAGCGGTCCTTGTCCGTCAGTGGTCGGTAAACCTGGATCGCGGTCAGGCCACAGGCCTGCGCAACCTTGCCGATCTCCTCGGGCGTTTCATCGATGAAGACGCCCACCCGCTCGACCCCGGCGGGCACCTGGCCGATGATCGCTTTGATCTCGTCGACCCGAACCTGGCGTTTGCTGCGCGTGAAGATAAATCCGAGCAGGTCGGCACCGAGCTCGACAGCAAGTTCGACGTCCTCGCTCCGGGTGTTGCCGCAAATCTTGATCTTCGTCATTCTCCGCTCAGCTCTCGGACTTTCGCCTCGAGGTCCGGCGCGCGCAGCAACGCTTCGCCGACCAACGCGGCATCGACCCCGATCCGTTGTAACGCTTCGATGTCCGCGCGAGTCTCAATGCCACTCTCGCTGATCACCGTGCGCCCTTTTGGAATCAGCGGCCGCAAGCGCGCCGTCGTCGCGCTGTCCGTCTTCATCCGAGTCAAATCACGGTTGTTGATCCCGATCAGGGATGCCCCCGTGCGCAGCGCGCGCTCAACCTCCTCTTCCGTATGGACTTCAACGACCGCGCGCATGCCCAAGTCGCGAGCCTGGTACTGGAAGTGGTCGAGCTGACCGTCATCGAGGATCCCAACGATCAGGAGGACGGCATCAGCGCCCATCGCACGGGCCGCGAAGATTTGCACTGAGTCCACGATGAAGTCTTTGCAAAGGATCGGTAGGGCGACCCCCTCTCGGACCGCCTGTAGATGGTCGATGCTCCCACCAAAGAACTCGGGTTCGGTCAGTACTGACAGCGCGGCTGCTCCGTTCTCGGCATACCGTTTGGCCAGGCCGACCGGGTCGTAGGGACGCTGCAGCACGCCGCCTGACGGTGACCGCTCCTTGCATTCCGCGATCAAGGCGACGCCCGGGCCGGTGATGGCATCGCGGAAGTCACGGGGTCGTGGCGCGCTCTGGAGCAGGGCGGCGAGTGCCGCCGCATGCCCGTCGACCTTGAAGCGGGCATTCGCCCGCCGGCGCGCCTCAACGATGCGTTCGAGGATGGGGGCGGCTTTCGTGGCCATCAGCTGGAGTCCACTGTCCCGACTAGGCGCGAGCTGCGGTCTTTTCCAGGACTCCCTTCATCCGCTTGACGCCCTCCTCGATCTGATCGATCGCGTTCGCGTAGGAGAGGCGCAGATAGCCCTTCCCCATCTCGCCGAACGTGCTCCCGGCGAGCAGAGCGACCCCGCCCTCGTTCAACATCCGGTCGGCCAGCACGCGTTCGTCCTGACCGGTTTTCGTGATGTTCGGAAACACATAAAAGGCTCCCAGCGGCTTGTGGCAGCTGACTCCTGGCAAGGCATTGAGGCGATCGACCACCCGGTCACGCCGCCTCTTGAACTCGCCGACCATGGCCTGCACCGCGGCATCCGATCGAGGGGAGAGCGCCTCGATCGCCGCCATCTGGGTAAACGCAGCGGCGCACGAGCTGCTATTGATCATCAGCGTCTCGAACTTCTGCGCCAGCGGCAGCGGTGCCACCGCGAACCCGAGCCGCCAACCGCACATCGCGTAGGCCTTGCTCAATCCGTCCGAGTAGATCGTGCGCTCGAGCATGCCTGGCACCGTCATGATCGAGGCGTGATGACCGTCGTAGGTGATCTGGCCGTAGACCTCGTCGGTCAGAACGTAGAAGTCATGCCGCATCGCGAGTTCCGCGATCTGCTCGAGATCGTGGGTGGACAGCACGCCGCCGGTGGGGTTCTGCGGCGAGTTGATGACTAGCAACTTCGTTCGTGGGGTGATCTTCGATTTGAGCTCCTCAATGTCGAGCCGGAAGTCGTTGCGCTCTCGCAGAGGAATACCGACCGGGGCAGCGCCGGCAAGCGTGGCGGCCGAGGAATAGATGGCGTAGCCGGGATCGGGAACGATGACCTCATCACCTTGGTCGACCAGCGCCAGCATGGTGAAGAGAAGGACGTTCTTCGAGCCGGGCACCATCACCACCTGCTCCGGCTTGACCTCGACCTCGTAGGTGCGGCGAATCCAATCGGCAACTGCCTGGCGGGCCGGCATCAGGCCGCCCGCGGGCGTGTAGTGCGTGAAGCCGTCGCGCAGGGCGCGCTCGGCGGCCTCGACGATGTTGGGCGGTGTTGGGAAATCAGGCTCCCCGATCTCGAGGTGAACGATGCTGCGGCCCTGCGCTTCCAGCTTGCGCGCCTTGGCCAGCACCTCGAACGCGGTCTCGGTGCCGATCTCCGACATGCGATGCGCGAATTTCATTTCGCTCATCCTCTCACGCCGAAGGGACCGAGGTCCCCGCGAAAGGGCAACCAGCTGACGCGCACGTCCTGCACTCTCGCTTGTCGCGGTCCCCTGCGGAGCGCATCGAGCAACCGTTCAAGCGAGGACGCGTCGCCCTCGGCCTCCACCTCCACCGCGCCATCGTAGCGGTTGCGAACGTACCCCTCGAGGCCGAGCCGGCGGGCGTGTGACTGAGCAAAGTAGCGAAAGCCCACCCCCTGGACGTCGCCGAGGATCTCCGCCTTGAGGCGGCGCCGCTCTGGTTTACTGGGCAATCAGGCGTGCGCCAGCGGGCCGGTCGTCACGACGACCGAGACGCGCTTGGGCGCATCCGGGATGGCCTGCAGCGTGCGGCGCACCACCGGCAAGTAGGCCTGAACGAGCTGGCGGGCTGACTGTTCGGTGGGGGCGCCGATCACCAGGCGCTGGTCATCGCAGTGGCAGCAGGTGGCGGTGCCTTGCCAGAGGTAGTAGGCAGATTCCGGCAGGTTCAGGCTCATGAGGAGCTGAAGCTCCCGCCAGACTGCACTCCCCTGCATTGCACCTAATCCTACTCCCGCAACCGCACCTAAGCTAGGGTCAAATGTCCCTGACGAGCGAGCTAAAGCACAAGGCCCGGGCGCTCGGCTTCTGCGCCGTTGGCGTGACCCGGGCGGAGCGGTTTTTCGAGGCCGAAGCCGCCGCCACCAACCGGACCCAACAGGGCCTGATGGACGGCCTGTCCTGGTGGAGCGAGGCCCGGGCTCATGCCAGCGCCGACCCGCGCCGGGCCACCCCCGCGGCTCGCAGTGTGATCGCCCTGGCTTTTCCCTACCCCTCCACCTCCGCGGGAGGGCCGGGCCCGCCGGCCCACGCGAGCCGCGCTTCAGTGCGAAGCGAGCGTTTGAGGCGTCCGGGTGGGGGCGGTGGCCCACGCGGACGGATCGCCGCGTATGCGCTGGGTCGCGACTACCACGAGGTCCTGCTCGAGCGAATGCAGCCGCTGTTGGCGATGCTGCGTGAGCGCGGCCACGTCGCCAAGACCTACGTCGACCATGGCTGGATGCTGGACCGTGCGGCGGCGGCTCGAGCCGGCGTGGGCTGGCTCGGAAAGAACACCAACCTGCTGATTCCCGGTGTGGGTTCCAACGTGTTGCTGGCGGAGATCGTCACCTCGGCAGAGCTCGAGCCCGACCAGCCGTTGAAGAAGACCTGCGGCAGCTGCGATGCCTGCATGCGGATCTGCCCCACGGGTGCACTGATCGAACCTGGTGTGCTCGACAACCGGCGCTGCATCTCCTTCTGGACTATCGAGCACCGCGGCGTCATCCCCATCGACATTCGGCCGCTGATCGGCGACTGGATCTTCGGCTGCGACCTCTGCCAGGAGATCTGCCCGGTCAACGTGAGTCCGCGGGCAGCCGCGCCAGATGCCCGGGCGTTCGAGGCCTTCGGCCCGCTGATCGATGCTCGGCCGCGGCTTGAAGAACTGTTAACGCTCGACGAGGAAAGCTTCCGCGTCCGCTTTCGCAACAGCGCGGTGTGGCGAACCCGACGGTCTGGACTGCTTCGCAACGTGTCTATCGCGCTGGGCAACATCGCGGATCGCAGCTCGGTCCCCGCGCTGGCGACCGCGCTCGGCGACGCGGAGCCGCTCGTCCGCGGCCATGCGGCGTGGGCGCTCGGCCGGCTCGGTGGCGCCGCGGCCCGGGCTCACCTGGAACGGGCGATCAGGCGCGAGACCGACGCCTGGGTGCTGGATGAGTGCGCGCTGGCGCTGCGGGCGTGCGGACCACTCGTCGTCCCGTCAGCGGTTTAACGGCTGTCCCCTCCTCGGCCCGGGCCAGCATGAAGAGCAGGTCCGAGAGCCGGTTCGTGTAGCGAAGCACTTCCGGATTGCGCAGCTGACCGCCCTGCTGCAGGCCGACGATGCGGCGCTCGGCGCGGCGCAGCACGGCGCGCGCCACGTCCAGGGCAGCGGCTGCGGCTGTCCCACCGGGGATGACGAACGCATCCGGCAATGGAACACGGCGCTCCAGGTCGACGATCTCGCGCTCGACGCGGCTGGTGAAATCCGTCGTGACCACCATGAAATGCTGCTCCAACTTGTCGTACTCGGCAGGGTCGGTTGCGAGTTCGGCGCCCACCGTGAAGAGTTCGCTCTGGATCCGCAGGATGATGGCATGCCTTCCGCGGTCCTTGACGAGGGCACGCGCCGCGCCCAGCGTTGAGATCGCCTCATCGACGGCGCCATAAGCCTCGGTGCGCGGATCCGTCTTGGCGACCCGGCCACCGTAGAGAAGGCCGGTCTCTCCCCCATCCCCGGTCTTGGTGACGATGCTCTTGCGCGCGATGGTGATGCCTAGGCGGCGCCTCGGGCCAGCACTTCCTTCGTCCAGCGCTGCAAGACCTTGCGGTGGCTGGCGAACGCCAGCGGCGGCAGCGCGTCCGGGCGGAACCATCCGACCTGCTGCACCTCATCGCCGGCGGCAGGATTTCCGGCGATCAGCCGGGCGCGATACGGAAGGAGCACGATGCCTTGGTCATCCATCAGGATGTGCTGCACCTCGAGCAGCTCCAGCGGCTCGATGCGCACCTTGACCTCTTCCATGCATTCCCGGATCAGCGCGGCCTCCGGATGCTCGTCCCAGTCGACATACCCGCCCGGCATTCCCCAGAGGCCGCGGCCCGGCTCGATGTCACGGAGGATGAGGAGGACACGGCCGCCGTCCTCGATCAACGCGGACACCACCACTTTGGGGTTGCGGAAGAAAATCCGATCGCACTGCGGGCAGACACTCAGGTACAGCTTCGCCACAAGTCGGGTCTCCGTCTTCGACCCGCAGCTGGAGCAATATTCGTTCATCGGCTGCGGCTCAGCCGCCACCCCGCGGGCGTCGTCGTCGCCGATGGGGGCCGCACGCAGAAATCGTAACGCTTCAGCGGATCGCTGAGCGAGCCTGGGACCGGTCAGCCGCCGGCTCCAGCCGATCAGCCATGTGGCGCATCCAGTCGGCAAGAGCGACTCGTACGGGCCGCGTGGGCGTGTGAACGGTTCCCCGCTCTCCGGTGTCAGTCGACAGCAAGCGATGCCGCGCGGCCTCGGTCAGGAGCTCTTGCTGACGGTCGAGGGTCTGCTGGCG
Coding sequences within:
- a CDS encoding phosphoribosylanthranilate isomerase; this encodes MTKIKICGNTRSEDVELAVELGADLLGFIFTRSKRQVRVDEIKAIIGQVPAGVERVGVFIDETPEEIGKVAQACGLTAIQVYRPLTDKDRSLGLLLLPAFRVQEGEDLAGISLERGDHPLFDTWTPDTIGGTGRAWAWPQAKAVARQYPVVVSGGLTPDNVDGAVRELHPWAVDVCSGVEAEPGRKDHAKLRAFVEAVRRVDRS
- the trpC gene encoding indole-3-glycerol phosphate synthase TrpC, with translation MATKAAPILERIVEARRRANARFKVDGHAAALAALLQSAPRPRDFRDAITGPGVALIAECKERSPSGGVLQRPYDPVGLAKRYAENGAAALSVLTEPEFFGGSIDHLQAVREGVALPILCKDFIVDSVQIFAARAMGADAVLLIVGILDDGQLDHFQYQARDLGMRAVVEVHTEEEVERALRTGASLIGINNRDLTRMKTDSATTARLRPLIPKGRTVISESGIETRADIEALQRIGVDAALVGEALLRAPDLEAKVRELSGE
- a CDS encoding pyridoxal phosphate-dependent aminotransferase, translating into MKFAHRMSEIGTETAFEVLAKARKLEAQGRSIVHLEIGEPDFPTPPNIVEAAERALRDGFTHYTPAGGLMPARQAVADWIRRTYEVEVKPEQVVMVPGSKNVLLFTMLALVDQGDEVIVPDPGYAIYSSAATLAGAAPVGIPLRERNDFRLDIEELKSKITPRTKLLVINSPQNPTGGVLSTHDLEQIAELAMRHDFYVLTDEVYGQITYDGHHASIMTVPGMLERTIYSDGLSKAYAMCGWRLGFAVAPLPLAQKFETLMINSSSCAAAFTQMAAIEALSPRSDAAVQAMVGEFKRRRDRVVDRLNALPGVSCHKPLGAFYVFPNITKTGQDERVLADRMLNEGGVALLAGSTFGEMGKGYLRLSYANAIDQIEEGVKRMKGVLEKTAARA
- a CDS encoding acylphosphatase, encoding MPSKPERRRLKAEILGDVQGVGFRYFAQSHARRLGLEGYVRNRYDGAVEVEAEGDASSLERLLDALRRGPRQARVQDVRVSWLPFRGDLGPFGVRG
- the queG gene encoding tRNA epoxyqueuosine(34) reductase QueG; amino-acid sequence: MSLTSELKHKARALGFCAVGVTRAERFFEAEAAATNRTQQGLMDGLSWWSEARAHASADPRRATPAARSVIALAFPYPSTSAGGPGPPAHASRASVRSERLRRPGGGGGPRGRIAAYALGRDYHEVLLERMQPLLAMLRERGHVAKTYVDHGWMLDRAAAARAGVGWLGKNTNLLIPGVGSNVLLAEIVTSAELEPDQPLKKTCGSCDACMRICPTGALIEPGVLDNRRCISFWTIEHRGVIPIDIRPLIGDWIFGCDLCQEICPVNVSPRAAAPDARAFEAFGPLIDARPRLEELLTLDEESFRVRFRNSAVWRTRRSGLLRNVSIALGNIADRSSVPALATALGDAEPLVRGHAAWALGRLGGAAARAHLERAIRRETDAWVLDECALALRACGPLVVPSAV
- a CDS encoding cob(I)yrinic acid a,c-diamide adenosyltransferase, translated to MVPPGRAAAAGVRQPPQGLAALDEGSAGPRRRLGITIARKSIVTKTGDGGETGLLYGGRVAKTDPRTEAYGAVDEAISTLGAARALVKDRGRHAIILRIQSELFTVGAELATDPAEYDKLEQHFMVVTTDFTSRVEREIVDLERRVPLPDAFVIPGGTAAAAALDVARAVLRRAERRIVGLQQGGQLRNPEVLRYTNRLSDLLFMLARAEEGTAVKPLTGRRVVRTPAAPARTHPAPRRRSRA
- a CDS encoding NUDIX domain-containing protein, which codes for MNEYCSSCGSKTETRLVAKLYLSVCPQCDRIFFRNPKVVVSALIEDGGRVLLILRDIEPGRGLWGMPGGYVDWDEHPEAALIRECMEEVKVRIEPLELLEVQHILMDDQGIVLLPYRARLIAGNPAAGDEVQQVGWFRPDALPPLAFASHRKVLQRWTKEVLARGAA